The genomic DNA TGGATATTCATCAAATTCTTACCACCGTTTGCATTGTTTGCTTTCGTGAATTCCTTGGTGTTGAACGGACAACTCAAAGCCAAGGAATTCAAAAACGAAGCGGTTACCACCACCGTTTGGATGTTCTCCTCTGCCCTTGCGAACTGCCTTGGGATAGCTATTCTCGTTGCTCTGCAGGTTGGAAAGCTTCTCACGACGGAAACACTGTACTTTCCAACCCAGCCACTGTTGGGAATTGTGGCCTATCAATTCGTTTTCTTGACAGCCGTGGCTGGGATGATATCCTCATTCTTCTATCGCAGAACAGGAAGCATTTACGTCGGTGCGTTCGTCAATGCATTGTTTGTCACTTGGTACATAGTGGCTGGACAAGCCATACAGTTCGCAGGTTAAATCAGTTTTTGTGTGAGATCCGGGCGTGCCGTGTGGAGGCACGCCTTTTTGCTTTTTCGATATACGTAACATACTCAATTGTGCATTTGATATAATAAATCTGAACTGCCCCTCAGGAGGTGAAAGTATGAAGAGGTTGTTATTTTTGGTGGCCGCCCTTGTTTGCATCGTAGTGATCGCTGGTGAAGTTTCGATCTGGAGCTGGAGGAGTCAGGACGCCGAGGTTTGGAAACAGGTGGAACAGGAACTCAGAAAGATGGGTAAAGACATCAAGATCAACTTCATGGCCATCACACCGACGGAGTACGACGCAAAAATCGCTGTGGCGCTGCAAACTGGTACTGGTCCAGACATTGTCTATTCCAGAAGGTTACCCGGTGGTCGAACTCAGACGATGATCGAGAACAAGCTGTATCTACCCGTCGATGAGTACGTAGACTTTTCAAATTTCTCTGAAACGATCCTCAAATCTGTGACTTATCAAGGTAAGAAGTACGGTGTGCCGTTCGCTGTGCAGGTGGTTGGGATATTCTACAACAAGGAATATTTTGACAAATTCAAGCTCAAAGAACCCGAGACTTGGGACGAACTCGTCGAAATCGCAAAAACTCTGAAAAAGAACGGTATAACACCATTCTTCATCCCTGGCAAAGAAGCTTGGACATTGACGATGCAACATGCGATGTGTGGAGTCAGTGTACTTGGACCTGAGTGGATCAAGAAACTCATCGACGGTGAAACGGACTTTTTGGATCCCAAGTTCACAGATTTGAACCGAAGGCTCAACGAATTGAAGGTCTATTATCAGGATGGATTTCTTGCGAACGCCACCACCGATATGGACGCAGCTTTTGCCTTTGGCCAAGCAGCCATGGTTTTCTATGGAATTTGGGGATATCAGAACTGGAGGAATTTGAACCCAGACATCAAAGTTGGATACTTCATGGTACCACCCCTTTCGAAGGATCGAAAACCTTACGCTTACGTTTATATGGATGGTGCAATAACGCTCACATCCAACGTGAAGAATCTACAAGATTCCATCGAGATACTCCGCTTCTGCGCAACACCGAAATTCGGCACCATCTTTACTAACATCACCCTCAACATTCCTGCTGTCTCTGGAGCACAACTGCCGAGAGATCCTCTGTTCGAAGAAGTCATGGAGGTTTATCAGAAGCACGCATCTCCTCACGTGTACTGGGTTGGTTCTGTGTTCGTCACTCAAAAACCTTCGCTTTACGATGACGTTCTGAGCCCTGGTATGCAGGAAATGTACGCTGGCAAGATCACTCCTGAAGATCTCTCCAAGAAGGCTCAAGAAGCCATATCCCAGTGGTATGAGCCACTCAAAAAGAGGCTCGGAAAGTGAACGTGAACGCCCCAGCCGTAAGGCTGGGGTTTTCTTGAGGTGAAGAAGAATGAAGGTGAAGGTGAGGTACGTTCTTTTGTTCATTGTTCCTGCGCTTGTGCTTTATTCTCTTTTCGTTGTTTATCCTCTGTTCGACAGTCTCGTTTTGAGTTTTTATTCCTGGAAAGGCGTTGGACCGAAAAATTTCGTGGGTTTGAAGAATTTCAAAGAAATGTTTTTTGGGGGATTCTCCAAAGAAGTTTTCAACGCCTTTTTTCACAACATCTATTTTTTCATCGTGGCATCTTCTCTCGAACTAGGGCTTGGTTTCTTGATAGCCTTTTTGCTTGCGAGTAAACTTGGAGGAGCGAAAGTTTTTCGAACGGTTGTCTACATGCCGAACATGATTCCGCTCGTCATCGTTGGTTTCATGTGGAATCTGTTTTTGAATCCTCAAATTGGTCTGGTGAACAGTTTTCTCAAACTTGTCGGTTTGAAGAGCTTGGCAAGACCATGGTTGGGCGATCCAGCCACGGCATTGATGAGTATCATTTTGGTCAACACTTGGAGGCACCTTGGCTTTTACGTGCTGGTCATATTGGCGGCGATGTTGAACATATCCCCCGATCTGATCGAAGCAGCTTACATAGATGGTGCGAATAACTGGAAGATCGCTTCTAAGATAATTTTTCCTTTGGTTGTACCAACTTTCAGAACTTTGCTCATACTTCTGTTCATAGGTAGCTTCAACGTTTTCGACATGGTTTATGCCATGACTGGTGTTCAAGCAGGACCTTTCAGGAGAACAGACGTTCTTGGTACGGTCTTTTACCGCACGGCGTTTGGGGGGCTCGGTAGCGCCTACATCGATATGGGACTCGGTGCCGCAGTTACGGTGTTCATCTTTGCAATCGTCATGCCACTTTCGATCCTCTATGTTTTTCTCGTCGAAAGAAGGGAAAGATCATGATCAGATTCGGCAAGATTGGAAAGCTTTTTTCTTATGTGTTTCTTTCCATATATGCTTTGATCATACTCGTTCCTTTCACGATGATGGTTCTCAACTCTTTCAAAACCATGCGGGAGCTGTTTTTAAAACCTTTTTCACTACCGTCTAAGTTCAGTCCCGACAACTTCACCAAAGCTTGGAAGTTCGCCAACATCGGTGTAGGATATAGAAACAGCTTGTTTGTCGCAGGCGTCACGGTTTTGATAGTTGCAACGTTGGCGAGCATGTTCGCCTATATGGTCTCGAAATACGAATTCAATTTCAGAAGGACCATCTTTTTATATTCCATG from Pseudothermotoga sp. includes the following:
- a CDS encoding sugar ABC transporter permease, whose protein sequence is MKVKVRYVLLFIVPALVLYSLFVVYPLFDSLVLSFYSWKGVGPKNFVGLKNFKEMFFGGFSKEVFNAFFHNIYFFIVASSLELGLGFLIAFLLASKLGGAKVFRTVVYMPNMIPLVIVGFMWNLFLNPQIGLVNSFLKLVGLKSLARPWLGDPATALMSIILVNTWRHLGFYVLVILAAMLNISPDLIEAAYIDGANNWKIASKIIFPLVVPTFRTLLILLFIGSFNVFDMVYAMTGVQAGPFRRTDVLGTVFYRTAFGGLGSAYIDMGLGAAVTVFIFAIVMPLSILYVFLVERRERS
- a CDS encoding extracellular solute-binding protein translates to MKRLLFLVAALVCIVVIAGEVSIWSWRSQDAEVWKQVEQELRKMGKDIKINFMAITPTEYDAKIAVALQTGTGPDIVYSRRLPGGRTQTMIENKLYLPVDEYVDFSNFSETILKSVTYQGKKYGVPFAVQVVGIFYNKEYFDKFKLKEPETWDELVEIAKTLKKNGITPFFIPGKEAWTLTMQHAMCGVSVLGPEWIKKLIDGETDFLDPKFTDLNRRLNELKVYYQDGFLANATTDMDAAFAFGQAAMVFYGIWGYQNWRNLNPDIKVGYFMVPPLSKDRKPYAYVYMDGAITLTSNVKNLQDSIEILRFCATPKFGTIFTNITLNIPAVSGAQLPRDPLFEEVMEVYQKHASPHVYWVGSVFVTQKPSLYDDVLSPGMQEMYAGKITPEDLSKKAQEAISQWYEPLKKRLGK